In Bacteroides sp. MSB163, a genomic segment contains:
- a CDS encoding replication initiation protein — protein sequence MEKKDKKQRDIVLSQNNALTTARYKFDLIEKRALYSIIRNIRAQYIENENGRRDLFDDLIITIHEEELKKCGDNTKMQNIYDALKRLRNRDIEINNEKMWLSIGFVNYVKHIKNKSYFEVQVSKEVLPYYVELAQNFTSYSMTVAIALKSTFSQRFYELCCQYRNAGFFFYTVEKLREMFMLEKKYKRGCDFKRRVLDDPQKELRELYNAGQCDLYFEFEPKSYKGKKVTEYKFYVYTRQTEQQKLLEYESAKQAIIYITTTISRFSKSDKGYVKRVVNAVQLHPEIAVQVAQKIQKKFEQYIDKPAKQIGAIIRVCLMEDFGIE from the coding sequence ATGGAGAAGAAAGACAAGAAACAGAGGGATATAGTCCTGTCGCAAAACAATGCGCTGACTACCGCACGCTACAAGTTCGACCTTATCGAAAAACGTGCCCTATACTCCATTATACGAAATATCCGGGCGCAATACATTGAGAACGAGAACGGCAGACGGGACTTATTCGATGATCTGATTATCACCATACACGAGGAAGAACTAAAGAAATGCGGCGACAATACCAAGATGCAAAACATCTACGATGCGCTAAAACGGCTTAGAAATCGCGATATAGAGATTAACAACGAAAAGATGTGGCTAAGTATCGGTTTTGTCAATTACGTCAAGCATATCAAAAATAAATCGTATTTTGAGGTGCAAGTCTCCAAAGAGGTACTACCCTATTACGTGGAACTCGCCCAAAACTTCACGAGTTACTCCATGACGGTAGCAATCGCACTCAAAAGCACATTCTCGCAAAGGTTTTACGAACTGTGCTGCCAATACCGAAACGCCGGGTTCTTCTTCTACACAGTCGAAAAGCTTCGGGAAATGTTCATGTTGGAAAAGAAATACAAACGGGGATGCGATTTCAAAAGGCGTGTACTTGACGATCCGCAAAAGGAACTCCGGGAATTGTACAATGCCGGACAATGCGATTTATATTTCGAGTTCGAGCCAAAGAGCTACAAAGGCAAGAAAGTGACCGAATACAAATTTTACGTTTACACAAGGCAAACCGAACAACAAAAGCTATTGGAATACGAAAGCGCAAAACAGGCGATCATCTACATAACAACCACTATTTCGAGGTTCTCTAAAAGTGACAAAGGATATGTTAAGCGTGTAGTGAACGCCGTACAGTTACACCCGGAAATAGCCGTACAGGTGGCGCAAAAGATACAAAAGAAGTTTGAGCAATATATAGACAAGCCAGCCAAACAGATAGGAGCTATCATCCGGGTTTGCTTAATGGAAGATTTTGGTATAGAATAA